From one Pseudomonas fluorescens genomic stretch:
- a CDS encoding RNA polymerase sigma factor has translation MAALAQVREQLEAVYRQESRRILATLIRLLGDFDLAEEAMHEAFFIAVERWQRDGIPASPRAWLVSTGRFKAIDGLRRRARFDRSQTQLMQALESLEELQVNDEELEDDRLRLIFTCCHPALAADAQVPLTLREVCDLTTEEIARAFLHSPATIAQRIVRAKAKIRDARIPYQVPSLAELPERLDSVLRVIYLVFNEGYSASSGERLMRHDLSDEAIRLGRLLQQLLPDPEVLGLLALMLLQTSRQQARSDAQGELVLLDDQDRSLWSPELIAEGCQLVQQALRSQQFGIYSLQAAIAAVHAQAASAQATDWEEIVGLYDVLLQHWPSPVVELNRAAALARRDGAEAGLAAVEAILARGQLQDYHLAHSARAELCRQLGRLDQAREAYRRALALTRQGPERRFIERRLAQL, from the coding sequence ATGGCCGCGCTTGCCCAGGTACGGGAGCAACTGGAGGCGGTGTACCGTCAGGAGTCGCGGCGCATCCTGGCGACACTGATTCGCCTGCTGGGCGACTTCGATCTGGCCGAAGAGGCCATGCACGAGGCGTTTTTCATTGCCGTGGAACGCTGGCAGCGCGACGGCATTCCGGCAAGCCCCAGGGCCTGGCTGGTGTCCACCGGGCGTTTCAAGGCGATCGATGGCCTGCGCCGGCGCGCGCGTTTCGACCGCTCCCAGACGCAGTTGATGCAGGCGCTGGAGTCGCTTGAGGAGCTTCAGGTGAATGACGAAGAGCTGGAGGACGACCGCCTGCGCCTGATCTTCACCTGCTGTCACCCGGCGCTGGCCGCCGATGCCCAGGTGCCGCTGACCTTGCGTGAAGTCTGTGACCTGACCACCGAAGAAATCGCCCGCGCGTTTTTACACAGCCCGGCGACCATCGCCCAGCGCATCGTGCGGGCCAAGGCCAAGATCCGTGATGCGCGAATCCCTTATCAGGTGCCGTCACTGGCCGAATTGCCGGAGCGTCTCGACAGTGTGCTGCGGGTGATCTACCTGGTGTTCAACGAAGGCTACTCGGCGTCGTCAGGTGAGCGCCTGATGCGCCATGACCTGAGTGATGAAGCAATCCGCCTGGGGCGCTTGCTCCAGCAATTGCTGCCCGATCCGGAGGTGCTCGGCCTGCTGGCGTTGATGCTTTTGCAGACCTCGCGGCAACAGGCGCGCAGCGATGCCCAGGGCGAGCTGGTGCTGCTCGATGATCAGGACCGCAGCCTATGGAGCCCTGAGCTGATTGCCGAAGGCTGCCAGTTGGTGCAGCAGGCGCTGCGCAGTCAGCAGTTCGGCATCTATAGCTTGCAGGCAGCGATTGCCGCCGTGCATGCGCAAGCGGCCAGTGCCCAGGCAACGGACTGGGAAGAGATTGTTGGTTTGTACGATGTGCTGTTGCAGCACTGGCCGTCGCCGGTGGTCGAGCTTAACCGCGCGGCCGCCCTGGCCCGGCGCGATGGCGCCGAGGCGGGGTTGGCGGCGGTGGAAGCGATTCTGGCCCGCGGCCAGTTGCAGGACTATCACCTGGCCCACTCGGCCCGCGCCGAATTGTGCCGCCAGCTAGGCCGGCTGGATCAAGCCCGCGAAGCCTATCGCAGAGCCCTTGCGCTGACCCGCCAGGGCCCGGAGCGGCGATTTATCGAGCGCCGCCTGGCCCAGTTGTGA
- a CDS encoding YybH family protein translates to MNSAAETEIRQLIEQWLPAVRSRDVEAIIAPYAENIRAFDAIQQLQFQGKAAYRAHWQACMDHCPGEMVFEIEQLQIQATPELALAHWLNRCGPNKEESCYMRATVGYQRIDGQWKVIHEHWSAPFDMESGAALFSLKP, encoded by the coding sequence ATGAACAGTGCCGCCGAGACCGAAATCCGCCAACTCATCGAACAATGGCTTCCCGCAGTGCGCTCGCGCGATGTCGAGGCCATTATCGCGCCTTACGCCGAGAACATTCGCGCCTTCGATGCGATCCAGCAATTGCAGTTCCAGGGCAAGGCCGCCTATCGCGCCCACTGGCAGGCCTGCATGGATCACTGCCCCGGCGAGATGGTCTTCGAAATCGAGCAATTGCAGATCCAGGCCACCCCGGAACTCGCCCTGGCCCACTGGCTCAACCGCTGCGGCCCGAACAAAGAGGAAAGCTGCTACATGCGCGCCACCGTTGGCTACCAGCGCATCGACGGGCAGTGGAAGGTCATTCACGAGCACTGGTCGGCGCCGTTCGACATGGAGTCCGGTGCCGCGCTGTTCTCGCTCAAGCCTTGA
- a CDS encoding NAD(P)/FAD-dependent oxidoreductase has protein sequence MNAAVNAGPAQRSASYYTASLNDATQYPTLKGTVKVDVAIIGGGFTGVASAVELAERGLKVAIVETNRIGWGASGRNGGQVTGSLSGDEAMRKQMRDKLGDDVDDFIWHLRWRGHQIIEQRVERYGIDCDLKRGHLHAAMKDAHMGELRAFAAEAERRGMGDQVELLDHQAMREHLQSPLYLGALKNRRNLHLHPLNLCLGEARAAHSLGALIFENSEVLDIVHGDRPAVVTAHGRVEAKQILLAGDVYHKLEKRQLKGKIFPAMGGIVTTAPLGDLAAQINPQDLAVYDCRFVLDYYRLTADGRLLFGGGANYSGRDSRDIAGELRPCIERTFPALKGVPIEFQWSCAMGIVVNRIPQLGKLSDNVWYCQGYSGHGIATSHIMGEIMAQALTGTLEKFDTFAGCKHIKVPIGDVLGNPLLAAGMWYYQMLEKLR, from the coding sequence ATGAATGCAGCCGTAAACGCCGGCCCTGCCCAGCGCAGTGCCTCCTACTACACCGCGAGCCTGAACGACGCCACCCAGTACCCGACCCTCAAGGGCACGGTGAAGGTTGATGTGGCAATCATCGGCGGTGGCTTTACCGGTGTGGCCAGCGCCGTGGAGCTGGCCGAGCGCGGCCTGAAGGTCGCCATCGTCGAAACCAACCGCATCGGCTGGGGCGCCAGCGGGCGCAACGGCGGCCAGGTCACCGGCAGCCTCTCGGGCGATGAAGCGATGCGCAAGCAGATGCGCGACAAGCTCGGCGATGACGTCGATGATTTCATCTGGCACCTGCGCTGGCGCGGCCACCAGATCATCGAGCAAAGGGTCGAGCGCTACGGCATCGACTGCGACCTCAAGCGCGGCCACCTGCACGCGGCGATGAAAGACGCGCACATGGGTGAACTGCGCGCCTTCGCCGCCGAGGCCGAACGCCGCGGCATGGGTGATCAGGTCGAGCTGCTCGACCACCAGGCCATGCGCGAACACCTGCAAAGCCCGCTGTACCTGGGCGCGCTGAAAAACCGCCGTAACCTGCACCTGCACCCGCTCAACCTGTGCCTGGGCGAAGCGCGCGCCGCGCACAGCCTGGGCGCACTGATCTTCGAGAACTCCGAGGTACTGGACATCGTCCATGGCGACCGGCCGGCGGTGGTGACTGCCCACGGGCGGGTCGAAGCCAAGCAGATCCTGCTGGCCGGCGATGTGTATCACAAGCTGGAAAAGCGCCAGCTCAAGGGCAAGATTTTCCCGGCCATGGGCGGTATCGTCACCACCGCGCCGCTGGGTGACCTGGCCGCACAGATCAACCCCCAGGACCTGGCGGTGTACGACTGCCGCTTCGTCCTCGACTACTACCGGCTGACTGCCGATGGTCGCCTGCTGTTTGGCGGTGGCGCCAACTATTCCGGGCGCGATTCACGGGATATCGCCGGCGAACTGCGCCCATGCATCGAGCGCACCTTTCCGGCGCTCAAGGGCGTGCCGATCGAGTTCCAGTGGAGCTGTGCGATGGGGATTGTGGTCAATCGCATTCCGCAGTTGGGCAAGCTTTCGGACAACGTCTGGTACTGCCAGGGCTATTCCGGGCACGGCATCGCCACCAGCCATATCATGGGCGAAATCATGGCCCAAGCCCTGACCGGGACGCTGGAAAAGTTCGATACCTTTGCCGGCTGCAAACACATCAAGGTGCCGATAGGCGATGTGCTGGGCAATCCGTTGCTGGCGGCGGGGATGTGGTATTACCAGATGCTTGAAAAACTGCGGTGA
- a CDS encoding glutamine synthetase family protein, whose translation MQFAPIEQARTFLAANPDIEMIELFILDANGVPRGKLLHREELLAVYESGRPLPSTILGLTLNGDDVENSGLVWDVGDIDCRAYPLENSLVRLPWRQIPTAALQVSMHPSEGMPASIADPRHLLVKVIDALKADGYYPVMACELEFYLLDQQRDSHGRPQPALDSDGGRPRGTQVYGLRELEQIEPFLADLYGACKAQGIPARTAISEYAPGQVEITLEHGDALLAMDQAVRYKRLVKGVAHKHGMQACFMAKPFDHLAGTGMHMHVSLADAQGNNLYASEDKAGTPLLRQSVAGMLKLLLDSLLLFCPNANSYRRFQANSYAPLAPTWGVDNRTVSLRVPGGPANSRHIEHRICGADANPYLAAAAILASLHHGIRQQLDPGAPVEGNGYAQATELLPTDWLTSLTALERSSWAREAFGAEFLGVYLAVKRAEYRQFMAEVGEQDWRWYLTQA comes from the coding sequence ATGCAATTTGCCCCCATCGAGCAGGCCCGAACATTCCTGGCCGCCAACCCCGACATCGAGATGATCGAGCTGTTTATCCTCGACGCCAACGGCGTGCCACGCGGCAAGCTGCTGCACCGTGAAGAACTGCTGGCGGTGTACGAAAGCGGCCGGCCATTACCCAGTACCATCCTCGGCCTGACCCTCAATGGCGACGATGTGGAAAACTCCGGGCTGGTCTGGGATGTCGGCGATATCGATTGCCGCGCCTACCCTTTGGAAAACAGCCTGGTGCGCCTGCCGTGGCGGCAGATTCCCACCGCGGCGCTGCAGGTCAGCATGCACCCCAGCGAAGGCATGCCGGCAAGCATCGCCGACCCGCGCCACCTGCTGGTCAAGGTCATCGATGCGCTCAAGGCCGATGGTTACTACCCGGTGATGGCCTGCGAGCTGGAGTTCTACCTGCTCGATCAGCAACGCGACAGCCATGGCCGCCCGCAGCCGGCACTGGACAGCGACGGCGGCCGCCCGCGCGGTACCCAGGTCTATGGCCTGCGCGAGCTGGAGCAGATCGAACCGTTTCTCGCCGACCTCTATGGCGCCTGCAAAGCCCAGGGCATCCCGGCGCGCACGGCGATTTCCGAGTACGCCCCGGGCCAGGTGGAAATCACCCTGGAGCACGGCGACGCGCTGCTGGCCATGGACCAGGCGGTGCGCTACAAGCGCCTGGTCAAGGGTGTGGCGCACAAGCACGGGATGCAGGCCTGCTTCATGGCCAAGCCATTCGATCACCTGGCCGGCACCGGCATGCACATGCACGTGAGCCTGGCCGATGCCCAGGGCAATAATCTCTATGCCAGCGAAGACAAGGCCGGCACGCCATTGCTGCGCCAGTCGGTGGCCGGCATGCTCAAGCTGCTGCTCGATTCGCTGTTGCTGTTCTGTCCCAACGCCAACTCCTACCGACGCTTCCAGGCCAACAGCTACGCACCGCTCGCACCAACCTGGGGCGTCGACAACCGCACCGTCAGCCTGCGCGTACCCGGCGGCCCAGCCAATAGCCGGCACATCGAGCACCGCATCTGCGGCGCCGACGCCAACCCTTACCTGGCCGCGGCAGCGATCCTCGCCAGCCTGCATCACGGTATCCGCCAACAGCTCGACCCGGGCGCACCGGTCGAGGGCAATGGCTACGCCCAGGCCACCGAACTGCTGCCAACCGACTGGCTGACCTCGCTGACAGCACTGGAGCGTTCGAGTTGGGCCCGGGAGGCCTTCGGCGCCGAGTTCCTCGGTGTATATCTTGCGGTCAAGCGTGCCGAGTACCGCCAGTTCATGGCCGAAGTCGGCGAACAGGACTGGCGCTGGTACCTGACCCAGGCCTGA
- a CDS encoding YciI family protein, translating into MKYLCLVYCDESLLHSLPQSPADAECMAYAESIQGSGRMLAAEALKPVQTATTVRVRGGQMSLTDGPFAETKEQLAGFYLVDARDLNEALNIARGIPAARVGSVEVRPIRELHP; encoded by the coding sequence ATGAAATACCTGTGCCTGGTCTACTGTGATGAAAGTCTGCTGCACAGCCTGCCGCAGAGCCCGGCCGACGCCGAGTGCATGGCCTATGCCGAATCGATCCAGGGCAGCGGCCGGATGCTCGCCGCCGAAGCGCTCAAACCGGTGCAGACCGCGACCACCGTGCGCGTGCGCGGCGGGCAGATGAGCTTGACTGACGGCCCGTTCGCTGAAACCAAGGAGCAACTGGCCGGCTTCTACCTGGTCGATGCGCGTGACCTCAACGAGGCTTTGAACATTGCCCGGGGCATTCCCGCTGCGCGGGTCGGCAGTGTCGAGGTGCGGCCGATCCGCGAGTTGCACCCCTGA
- the fadD2 gene encoding long-chain-fatty-acid--CoA ligase FadD2 — translation MQADFWNDKRPAGVPSQIDINAYKSVVEVFERSCKKFADRPAFSNLGVTLSFAELERYCAAFAAYLQQHTDLVPGDRIAVQMPNVLQYPIAVFGAMRAGLIVVNTNPLYTAREMRHQFKDSGARALVYLNMFGKLVQEVLPDTGIEFLIEAKMGDMLPTAKGWLVNTIVSKVKKMVPDYRLPQAVPFKSALAQGRGQSLKPVSLSLDDIAVLQYTGGTTGLAKGAMLTHGNLVANMLQVLACFSQHGPDGQRMIKEGQEVMIAPLPLYHIYAFTANCMCMVVTGNHNVLITNPRDIPGFVKELKKWKFSGLVGLNTLFVALMNHPDFKNLDFSALKVTNSGGTALVTATADRWESLTGCRIVEGYGLTETSPVASTNPYGQLARLGTVGIPLPGTAFKVIDDDGVEQPFGERGELCIKGPQVMKGYWQHPEATAEVLDSEGWFKTGDIAVIDQDGFTRIVDRKKDMIIVSGFNVYPNEIEEVVMGHPQVANCAVIGIPDERSGEAVKLFVVAREGGVSLEELKAYCKANFTGYKVPKHIVLRDSLPMTAVGKILRRELRDIA, via the coding sequence ATGCAAGCTGATTTCTGGAATGACAAGCGCCCGGCAGGCGTTCCTTCGCAAATTGACATAAATGCTTACAAGTCAGTGGTCGAAGTGTTCGAACGCTCCTGCAAGAAATTCGCTGACCGCCCGGCGTTCAGCAATCTCGGGGTGACCCTGAGCTTCGCCGAACTCGAACGCTATTGCGCAGCCTTTGCCGCGTACCTTCAGCAGCACACCGACCTGGTGCCGGGCGATCGCATCGCGGTGCAGATGCCCAACGTGCTGCAGTACCCCATCGCCGTGTTCGGTGCTATGCGCGCCGGGCTGATCGTGGTCAACACCAACCCGCTGTATACCGCCCGCGAGATGCGTCACCAGTTCAAGGATTCCGGTGCCAGGGCGCTGGTGTACCTGAACATGTTCGGCAAGCTGGTGCAGGAGGTGCTGCCCGACACCGGCATCGAATTCCTCATCGAGGCGAAGATGGGGGACATGCTGCCGACGGCCAAGGGCTGGCTGGTCAATACCATCGTCAGCAAGGTCAAGAAGATGGTCCCGGACTACCGCCTGCCACAGGCGGTACCTTTCAAGAGCGCCTTGGCCCAGGGCCGTGGCCAGTCGCTCAAGCCGGTATCGCTGAGCCTCGACGACATCGCCGTGCTGCAGTACACCGGCGGTACCACGGGCCTGGCCAAGGGCGCGATGCTGACCCACGGCAACCTGGTGGCGAACATGCTCCAGGTGCTGGCCTGCTTCTCCCAGCACGGGCCGGACGGCCAGCGAATGATCAAGGAAGGGCAGGAGGTGATGATCGCACCGCTGCCGCTCTACCATATCTATGCCTTTACCGCGAACTGCATGTGCATGGTGGTCACCGGTAACCACAACGTGTTGATCACCAATCCGCGGGATATCCCGGGCTTCGTCAAGGAACTGAAAAAGTGGAAGTTTTCCGGCTTGGTCGGCCTTAACACCCTGTTCGTGGCGTTGATGAACCACCCCGATTTCAAGAACCTCGATTTCTCGGCGCTGAAGGTCACCAACTCCGGCGGCACGGCGCTGGTCACCGCCACCGCCGACCGTTGGGAAAGCCTGACGGGGTGTCGTATCGTCGAAGGCTACGGGCTGACCGAAACCTCGCCGGTAGCCAGTACCAATCCGTATGGCCAACTGGCACGCCTGGGTACCGTGGGCATTCCGCTGCCGGGCACGGCGTTCAAGGTCATTGACGATGACGGTGTCGAGCAGCCGTTTGGCGAGCGTGGCGAGCTATGCATCAAAGGCCCGCAGGTGATGAAGGGCTACTGGCAGCACCCCGAGGCCACCGCCGAGGTGCTCGACAGCGAAGGCTGGTTCAAGACCGGCGACATCGCGGTGATCGACCAGGATGGCTTCACCCGCATCGTTGACCGCAAGAAGGACATGATCATCGTCTCGGGCTTCAACGTGTACCCGAACGAAATCGAAGAGGTGGTGATGGGCCATCCGCAGGTAGCCAATTGCGCGGTAATCGGCATCCCCGACGAACGTTCGGGCGAGGCGGTGAAGTTGTTCGTGGTGGCGCGTGAGGGCGGGGTGAGCCTTGAAGAGCTGAAGGCCTACTGCAAGGCCAACTTCACGGGCTACAAGGTGCCCAAGCACATTGTGCTGAGGGACTCGTTGCCGATGACGGCGGTGGGCAAGATCCTGCGCCGGGAGCTGCGCGATATAGCGTGA
- a CDS encoding MaoC family dehydratase produces MTQVTNTPYEALEVGQTASYSKTVEERDIQLFAAMSGDHNPVHLDAEFAAKSMFRERIAHGMFSGALISAAVACELPGPGTIYLGQTMSFQKPVKFGDTLTVRLEILEKLPKFKVRIATRVFNQNDELVVDGEAEILAPRKQQTVELVSPPPITIG; encoded by the coding sequence ATGACCCAGGTCACCAACACCCCGTACGAAGCCCTCGAAGTCGGCCAGACCGCCAGCTACAGCAAGACCGTCGAAGAACGAGACATTCAACTGTTCGCGGCGATGTCCGGTGACCACAACCCGGTGCACCTGGATGCCGAGTTCGCGGCCAAGAGCATGTTCAGGGAGCGTATCGCCCACGGTATGTTCAGTGGTGCACTGATCAGCGCCGCGGTGGCCTGCGAGCTGCCTGGCCCGGGCACCATCTACCTGGGCCAGACCATGAGCTTCCAGAAGCCGGTCAAGTTCGGCGATACCCTGACCGTGCGCCTGGAAATCCTCGAGAAACTGCCGAAGTTCAAGGTGCGCATCGCCACCCGCGTGTTCAACCAGAACGACGAGCTGGTGGTCGACGGCGAGGCCGAAATCCTCGCCCCGCGCAAGCAGCAGACCGTCGAGCTGGTCAGCCCGCCACCGATCACCATCGGCTGA
- a CDS encoding SRPBCC family protein, producing the protein MSLLHPEQPKAQHELSLTRLIDAPRSKVFRAWTEPQLLAQWWGPNGMTTPECEMQLWVGGLFRTVMRAPDGSEYPNQGVFLEIVPPARIVFTDAFGPGWVPSNKAFMTAVVTFDDVHGKTQYSARAWHWSAADCQAHEEMGFHRGWSESLDRLVALVTTQMPD; encoded by the coding sequence ATGAGCCTTCTACACCCCGAGCAGCCCAAGGCGCAGCATGAGCTGTCGTTGACGCGCCTGATCGACGCACCGCGCAGCAAGGTGTTTCGAGCCTGGACCGAGCCGCAACTGCTTGCCCAGTGGTGGGGGCCCAACGGCATGACTACGCCCGAATGCGAAATGCAGCTGTGGGTGGGAGGCTTGTTTCGTACCGTGATGCGTGCCCCCGACGGCAGCGAGTATCCGAATCAGGGTGTGTTTCTGGAGATTGTACCGCCGGCGCGGATCGTCTTCACCGATGCCTTCGGGCCGGGGTGGGTGCCGTCGAACAAGGCCTTCATGACCGCCGTGGTGACCTTTGACGATGTTCACGGCAAAACCCAGTACAGCGCCCGTGCCTGGCACTGGAGTGCCGCCGATTGCCAGGCCCATGAAGAGATGGGTTTTCACCGGGGGTGGAGTGAGAGCCTGGATCGCCTGGTAGCGCTGGTGACCACGCAGATGCCGGACTGA
- the aac(6') gene encoding aminoglycoside 6'-N-acetyltransferase translates to MIEICTDVQQDGWLELRQALWPDCPLEDHRQSVSEIVEQPQRLVAFLARDHAGRALGFAEVSIRTDYVNGSNSSPVAFLEGVFVAPQARGQGVAGRLIVAVEQWAVSQGCSELASDAALDNHSSHAMHAALGFSETERVVYFLKPLAKG, encoded by the coding sequence ATGATCGAAATCTGCACCGATGTACAGCAAGACGGTTGGCTTGAACTGCGCCAGGCGCTTTGGCCCGACTGCCCACTGGAGGACCACCGTCAGTCAGTGAGCGAAATCGTCGAACAGCCCCAGCGCCTGGTTGCCTTCCTGGCCCGCGACCACGCCGGGCGGGCCTTGGGTTTTGCCGAAGTCTCGATCCGCACTGATTACGTCAATGGCAGCAACAGCTCGCCGGTGGCCTTTCTCGAAGGCGTATTTGTCGCGCCCCAGGCCCGAGGCCAGGGCGTCGCGGGGCGGCTGATTGTGGCGGTCGAACAGTGGGCCGTCAGCCAGGGTTGCAGCGAGCTGGCCTCGGATGCCGCCCTGGACAACCACAGCAGTCATGCCATGCATGCGGCGCTGGGGTTCAGTGAAACCGAGCGGGTGGTGTACTTTCTCAAGCCCTTGGCCAAGGGCTGA
- the fadD1 gene encoding long-chain-fatty-acid--CoA ligase FadD1, whose product MIENFWKDKYPAGIASQINPDEYPNIQAVLKQSCQRFADKPAFSNLGKTITYGELYELSGAFAAYLQQHTDLQPGDRIAVQLPNVLQYPVAVFGALRAGLIVVNTNPLYTAREMEHQFNDSGAKALVCLANMAHLAEKVVPKSQVKHVIVTEVADLLPPVKRLLINSVIKYVKKMVPAYHLPKAVKFNEALSKGRGQAVNEANPDSSDVAVLQYTGGTTGIAKGAMLTHRNLVANMLQCRALMGADLNEGCEILITPLPLYHIYAFTFHCMAMMLIGSHNILISNPRDLPAMVKELGKWKFSGFVGLNTLFVALCNNENFRKLDFSGLKITLSGGMALQMSVAERWKAVTGCAICEGYGMTETSPVAAVNPVDQNQIGTIGIPVPSTLCKIIDDAGVELALGEVGELCVKGPQVMKGYWQREDATNEILDSEGWLKTGDIALIQPDGYMRIVDRKKDMILVSGFNVYPNELEDVLAALPGVLQCAAIGVPDEKSGEVIKIFIVVKPGMTVTKEQVMEHMRANVTGYKVPRFVEFRDALPTTNVGKILRRELRDEEMKKLGLKKIA is encoded by the coding sequence ATGATCGAAAATTTTTGGAAGGATAAGTACCCAGCCGGGATTGCCTCGCAAATCAATCCTGATGAGTATCCGAATATTCAGGCGGTATTGAAGCAGTCTTGCCAACGCTTTGCCGATAAACCGGCCTTTAGCAACCTGGGCAAAACCATTACATACGGCGAGTTGTATGAGTTGTCGGGGGCCTTTGCCGCCTACCTGCAACAGCATACCGACCTGCAGCCGGGTGATCGTATTGCCGTGCAGCTGCCCAACGTCCTGCAATACCCTGTTGCCGTGTTCGGTGCCCTGCGTGCGGGCCTGATCGTGGTCAACACCAACCCGCTGTATACCGCGCGGGAAATGGAACACCAGTTCAATGACTCCGGCGCCAAGGCACTGGTCTGCCTGGCGAACATGGCGCACCTGGCCGAGAAGGTGGTGCCCAAGAGCCAAGTCAAACACGTTATTGTCACCGAAGTGGCCGACCTGTTACCACCGGTTAAGCGTCTGTTGATCAACAGCGTGATCAAATATGTGAAGAAGATGGTCCCGGCCTATCACCTGCCCAAAGCGGTGAAGTTCAATGAGGCATTGAGCAAAGGTCGCGGACAGGCTGTCAATGAAGCCAATCCGGACAGCAGTGACGTCGCCGTGTTGCAATACACCGGTGGCACTACCGGTATTGCCAAGGGCGCCATGCTGACCCACCGTAACCTGGTCGCCAACATGCTGCAGTGCCGGGCATTGATGGGCGCTGACCTCAATGAAGGTTGCGAGATCCTGATTACCCCGTTGCCGCTGTACCACATCTACGCCTTTACCTTTCACTGCATGGCGATGATGCTGATCGGTAGCCACAACATCCTGATCAGCAACCCGCGTGACTTGCCGGCGATGGTCAAGGAACTGGGCAAGTGGAAGTTCAGTGGCTTTGTCGGCCTCAATACCCTGTTCGTTGCCCTGTGCAACAACGAGAACTTCCGCAAGCTGGATTTCTCCGGCCTGAAGATCACCCTGTCGGGCGGCATGGCGCTGCAGATGAGTGTGGCCGAGCGCTGGAAGGCGGTGACCGGTTGCGCCATCTGCGAAGGCTACGGCATGACCGAGACCAGCCCGGTGGCGGCGGTCAACCCGGTCGATCAGAACCAGATCGGCACCATCGGCATTCCAGTGCCTTCGACCCTGTGCAAGATCATCGACGACGCAGGTGTTGAACTTGCCCTGGGCGAAGTCGGCGAACTGTGCGTGAAGGGGCCGCAGGTGATGAAGGGCTACTGGCAGCGTGAAGACGCCACCAACGAGATCCTCGACAGCGAAGGCTGGCTGAAGACCGGTGACATCGCCTTGATCCAGCCGGATGGCTACATGCGTATCGTCGATCGCAAGAAGGACATGATTCTGGTCTCCGGTTTCAACGTCTACCCGAACGAGCTCGAGGACGTGTTGGCGGCCTTGCCGGGTGTGCTGCAGTGTGCGGCCATCGGCGTGCCGGACGAGAAGTCCGGTGAAGTGATCAAGATCTTCATCGTGGTCAAGCCGGGCATGACCGTGACCAAGGAGCAGGTGATGGAGCATATGCGCGCCAATGTCACCGGCTACAAGGTGCCGCGCTTTGTCGAGTTCCGAGATGCGCTGCCGACCACCAACGTCGGCAAGATCCTGCGGCGTGAACTGCGTGATGAAGAGATGAAGAAGCTGGGCCTGAAGAAGATCGCCTGA
- a CDS encoding alpha/beta hydrolase, producing MHHDAFWLPASDHCSLYVYQWLPATPIKAVVLLAHGMAEHAGRYQRLGEALSSAGYALFAHDQRGHGRTAELGTLGLFARHNGWNSVINDLGLLSQHIGQQFPGTPVFLFGHSMGSYIAQAYLMHHSASLQGAILSGSNFQPPALYRTACLIARFEAWRQGPLGHSALIEWLSFGSFNKAFKPNRTAFDWLSRDNGEVDKYATDPMCGFRCSNRLWIDLLMGLEQISQPRNLAQIDPNLPILVMGGECDPVSAGKRLKDLAGALRLAGNQHVQLQLYPQARHELLNEINRDEVTAAILDWLEQALAIGRPARSE from the coding sequence ATGCACCACGATGCGTTCTGGCTCCCAGCCAGTGATCACTGCAGCCTCTACGTTTATCAATGGCTGCCGGCCACGCCGATCAAGGCGGTGGTGCTGCTGGCCCACGGCATGGCCGAGCATGCCGGGCGCTATCAACGCCTGGGTGAAGCCCTGAGCAGTGCCGGCTACGCCCTGTTCGCCCATGACCAGCGCGGCCATGGACGCACCGCCGAACTTGGCACTTTAGGCCTGTTCGCCCGGCACAATGGCTGGAACAGCGTGATCAATGACCTGGGCTTGCTCAGCCAGCACATCGGCCAGCAGTTTCCGGGCACGCCGGTGTTCCTGTTTGGCCACAGCATGGGCAGCTACATCGCCCAGGCCTACCTGATGCACCACAGTGCCAGCCTGCAGGGCGCAATTCTCAGCGGTTCGAACTTCCAGCCCCCGGCCCTGTACCGCACGGCCTGCCTGATCGCCCGCTTCGAAGCCTGGCGCCAGGGCCCGCTGGGCCATAGCGCGCTGATCGAGTGGCTGTCGTTTGGCTCGTTCAACAAGGCCTTCAAGCCCAACCGCACGGCCTTCGACTGGCTCAGCCGCGACAACGGCGAAGTCGACAAGTATGCTACCGACCCGATGTGCGGCTTTCGCTGCAGCAACCGTTTGTGGATCGACTTGCTGATGGGCCTGGAGCAAATCAGCCAGCCGCGTAACCTGGCGCAAATCGATCCGAACCTGCCGATCCTGGTGATGGGCGGTGAATGTGATCCGGTCAGTGCCGGCAAGCGTCTCAAAGATCTGGCCGGTGCCTTGCGCCTGGCCGGCAATCAGCATGTGCAGTTACAGCTCTACCCTCAGGCGCGGCACGAGCTGCTCAACGAAATCAACCGTGACGAGGTCACGGCCGCCATTCTCGACTGGCTGGAGCAGGCCCTGGCCATTGGCCGCCCCGCCCGCAGCGAATGA